The DNA region TCTCTCTTCATATGAAAAACTTCGTAAATCGTATGACCATTTGTACCGCAATGTCTCATCGTAAGTTGCTTTTGTTTAGTTTCAACATTTTCAGGCCCTTCAAAAAAAATTGACTTTTCATGTTCACATGTCTTATTGGCTATTGTTAAGAATTCCACATCGGATAATATATAGTCTCGGATAATATATAGTCTGAATATGAGTTTATAAGTGAGGAtagtcctcactctaccaaccggttttgtagggttgagttaggcccgACCACATTTCTTAACATGATATCAGAGCCTGGTTTGAGATTCGGTGGACCACCTATCATGGTTTCCACTATTGGGCCACCCgccatttatttccacgctccagTTGTCTAGTCCTGAGCGTGAGGGTGTGTGTTTAGAGTCCcacatcggataatatatggTCTGAGCATGagtttataagtgggggcagtccTCACCCTACCAACCAGTTTTGTAGGCCCGGCCACATTTCTTAACAGCTATTTTGTTTTTGTATATCGATATGTTTTTGCAAAAATCCTATGGCTCCAGTTTAAGTGTACATGCTGCCTATACATGTTATGCATTAAGAAAAGTCATAAATGCTGAGTTATTGAGACACAGCTCATCAGATTTGAGGCAAATATGGATGTGGTTGTCTTTGGGTTAGAATAGTTTATGAGGAAGATCTCTGTTGGTTGAAAACGTAAGCACATTCAGGATCATATATAGAGTTTAGACCATGTGTTGTCTGAGCCCTGAGGTGATCTTCATGTCTCTCATCAAGGTTCCCCCCAAAATTGATAAAAAGGATACTTTGTAACGTCTCTGTAAAATAGTCTTGCTTTACTTGCTGTTAAATTTTGACTTCTCATTCCTCCTGCCGATTTCTTTATGTCTAGTATATACTATAAGTGGAATCATCCTTCAGTATAATGTTGCTGTGGTGTCTCTAATCTTTCCTTTTAATTGTTCTATCCTGTAATTATGATTGTTTTGTTACAGATTAGCTGAAGCACTTGATATGCAGCCTCCTGTAATGCCAGAGGATGGCCACACAACACGGGTTACTAGTGGCGAGGAGGCCGTTTCTTCTGCTTCTGGGAAAGATTCTTCTGTTGAACCCATATGGGATGATGAAGACACAAGGGCTTTTTATGAATGTTTTCCAGATCTTAGGTTTGTATTTCCAAAAAACCTCTTTATTTCTCAAATTGCCAATGGGCCCTCCATATATAAATCCATCTTTTAGTCCTTGGACATCACTGTGTTCTTACATGTTTAAAACTTTGATGTTAACGTCAATGGCTTAAAAATTTCTTTAGTTGGTTTACTCCTGTTTTATTTTAGATGGAAATTTATCCTGGTTGCTTTTCTCCAGAGCTTTCGTTCCTGCCGTGCTTTTGGGAGAAACAGAGCCAAAAGTCAATGAGCAATCTGTGAAGAGTCAAGACCAACCATCTGTAAGAAATCACATTGGCAATTCTAAAAAAACATTGGCAATTTTTTAAACCTATTTTAGGATCTTCTTTTTATTGTCTTCTCATACTTTTTAATTTTCCCCCTAATGGATGAAGGTAAAAACCTATGTGTATCCAACTCTTATAACTTAGGTCTTTGAAACTCAGTCATGTACtgttttcttcttcttattattataGTGTGACTCAGTTTAGTTTCCAATTTTCATTACGTAAGTCTTTATCTGTTTTTCTACACACTAAAAATTTGATGCTAATATTATCTATTGGACCTCTACCAAGATGCTTAACCTTTGAGGAAAGTTGATCTTAAGCAAAAATAGATTGATTTCTCATATATAGCCAAAAAACCTCTGTCATTCATCAATTTCATAAAATGCTGATAAACTATGTATTGTTTCATATTTCTTCCCGTACTTCTTAGTTTTGGAGCATGTACTTCTCATTTCCTTACTTAGGAACTTTTTCCAAATTTCAGCAACTTAAGTTGCCATTGCATGATTGTTTATAGAATAATATGAAACTTTTTCTGACAGAGAACCATCTTTTTGGGCGCTTTTTCCTTTTCTTACTTACGTTCTGCAACTATTCTCTGACTCCGAGATTGATATTATCTAGGAAATATTACCTGAATCAGACAAAAGCCAACTGATCACCTTTGAAAGTGGAGAGGGCTCCACAGAGTGTAATGTTTTACCAGAGGGAGAAAGCACTGAGAGAGTGGATGataaagaagaaaaagaaaagtcTAAAGATTTGGACATAGAcaaggaaaaagaaaaagagagtGAAAAAAAAGGAGAAAATGACAAAGAGAAACTCAGAAGTCTTGAAGGAACAAATTTGGATGCTCTATTGCAGAGGCTTCCGGGTTGTGTGAGCCGGGACCTTATAGATCAACTAACAGTGAGGATATCTTATTGAGCTCTATTACTTATATTCTTAGATTGTATGCTATTTTTTACATCACTATTAATGATTATTTCTTGCCGTTTAAACAAATGCTAGGTAGAGTTCTGTTATCTAAATTCAAAATCAAATCGGAAAAAGCTTGTGAGGGCTTTGTTTAGTGTTCCAAGGACTTCTCTAGAGCTGCTAGCGTATTACTCACGCATGGTTGCTACACTCTCAACTTGTATGAAGGATGTCTCCTCCCTTCTATTGCAGATGTTGGAGGAGGAGTTCAACTTCTTAATAAATAAAAAGGTTAACTTTACATATATCTTTGGAGATGAATCATTTTTTCATCCCTTTAATTAGTTAATTACTTTTTGTCACCTTGTTTTTGGAATGTCTTAACAGGACCAGATGAATATTGAGACAAAGATCAGGAATATCAGGTTCATTGGAGAACTTTGCAAGTTCAAAGTTGCTCCTGCTGGCCTGGTCTTCACTTGTTTGAAGGTATAAGAGACTAATGATCAAATTATATATCATAGCTAACTCCTTTTAATACAAAAGTCAATAACAGTTTCCTTAAATTTGCAAACTCTGTTTTGGAGCTGTTCTTATAATGTCAGTAGATTTCAGGTTCACCCACTATACAGTTTTTGTCTAGCTTTTTAAATTCTATTCTATTTTGGTTACAGAAGTCCTATAAGTTATACTCATGTGAAATAGGCTGTTATCCTCCATTTTACTAGTTCTTAGATCAAATAGTTGTGTATGAATATATCAAATAATTGTAAAATATTGAACCCTCAGTTTATGTTTTATTATCATTTCAGGCCTGTTTAGATGATTTTAGTCATCACAACATTGATGTAGCTTGCAACCTTCTTGAAACATGTGGTCGTTTTCTGTATCGATCTCCAGAAACTAGTATACGCATGGGTAACATGTTGGAGATACTGATGCGCTTGAAAAATGTTAAAAACTTGGATCCTAGACATAGCACTTTGGTGGAGAATGCATACTACCTTTGCAAGCCACCTGAAAGGTCTGCTCGAGTAGCTAAAGTCCGTCCTCCGTTGCATCAGGTGCAATTCTTATTTCAACTTCCTTTTCTTGTGCAATTCTTATTTCAACTTCCTTTTCTTTCTCTTATAACTTAGTAATCTCAAATAACATTATAATGATATCTTAATTGCAGTATATCAGAAAATTACTTTTCTCTGATCTTGACAAGTCTACCATTGAGCATGTGCTGAGGCAGCTTCGTAAATTACCATGGAGTGATTGTGAACCGTATCTTTTAAAATGCTTCATGAAGGTTCACAAAGGAAAATATGGTCAGATCCACCTGATTGCTTCTCTTGCCGCTGGGTTAAGTCGCTATCACGATGAGTTTGCTGTAGCTATAGTTGATGAGGTTTGGTATTTTACTTTCTTGATTTGCCATCTCTTATTCATCTGAATTTTGAAGGATGCCTACTTAGAAACACCTACTTATTAATTAGCTCTTGTTTGTGTTTCCATGTAAATTTGGTCGGACTGAGCAAGGATGCCTCACAATTTTAAGTTGCTCACTTAATTTAACATGGtcaataattattattatttttctcTGATTTAAGTTTTGAATTTACTATTTCAAATTCTAGAAATCAACCCCAGGAGAATGGACATTTTTTATGTGAATTTTTAGACATTACTTTCCAAACATTTATGGCGTTGATTTTGGTATTTGGTTTCAGGTTTTGGAGGAGATTAGAGTTGGGCTGGAACTAAATGACTATGGGATGCAACAAAGACGCGTTGCCAACATGCGATTTTTAGGGGAGCTTTACAACTACAAGCATGCTGACTCATCTGTTATTTTTGAGACACTATATCTCATTCTTATATATGGCCATGGAACACCAGAGGTATTGATTGTATACTAACTTTTTATGAGAGTTGTAGAATTTAGGCTTAGGATTCAAGGTTAGGACTGACCATATTTCTAAACAATGCGAGAATAAACACAACCCTTACACCCAACACAAGGTGTTTAAGACTGCAATGAATGCAGCCCGTATTTGTCACAATTAAAGCCTAGGAGTGGAAGCCAATTAAGGTTGGAATTTCCAATACACCCATCATACCCAGGCCTGATTGGTCAGGAGTGGGGACAATACGGGAAACCCAACTACATATCTAGGATAGCGTTTGATACCATCTTAGAATTTGGGCTTAGGTCTAACCCAACCACGCAAAACTGACTCGCAAGATGATGAATGCCGAAGTCAACTGATCTCATAGATGTGTTCTACTACATGACTTGAATATAGATACACTTGAACTCTATTGGTttcattaattaattaattaattatacATATGGTAGCCTTCTCATGATCTCAGTCAATTTGTTTATTTATCCTGTCAGCAAGATGTACTCGATCCACCAGAAGATTTTTTCCGTATAAGGTTGATCATTACTCTACTTGAAACTTGTGGCCATTACTTTGATCACGGCTCTTCTAAGAAGAAACTTGACCGGTTCCTGACACACTTCCAAAGGTATATTTTAAGCAAAGGTGCACTGCCTCTGGATGTTGAATTTGACTTGCAGGTCAGTTGGGAGCCCTTTTTTTACTGCATTTCATTACGAGTGAATGACTGATGTGTTTATTTACGTATATGATGATTTATATTAGCAGTCGTAATCCTAGTTTATCTATGCATCAGTATTGAGTTTAATCCAATAGAATTGAGAAAACTCGAATGGTATTGTTGTACCATATTCTGTCTTTGGGATGGCATCATATTTAACATTAAAATATTTAGAATTGGACATGCTGAGGTGTTGTAGCTTTATGCATTAATAGTTGTTTTTATTTAATCTTGTTTGTGATTATTTTGGTAATGGACTTGAAGATGTCTTTTTGTTCTTTATTCTTGTAATCCAGAAGATATATTATTTTTTCTTGTTCATTTTTATCAATTTTATTTGAGTGGCCCTGTTGCCATCTAATACCTTGATATTGTAGAATTAAGTGTTTATATATGATAGGGTCTGTTTATGACTAACATGATGAATATTTTAATTTGACAAAGTACAGTAATAGGATATGTTTAGAATTGAATATTTAGGATTGGATATACCGAGATGTTGTAGCTCTATGCATTAATAGTTGTTTTTATTTATGTTGCTTGTGATTATTTTGGTAATGCACTTTAGACTTTAGAAGATATCTTTTTTGTTCTTTATTCTGGTACTCCAGAAGATACATTATTTTttcttgtttatttttatcaATATTATCCGAGTGACCCTGTTGCTATGTACTACCTTTATATTGTAGAATTAAGTGTTGGTATAAAATAGGATCTGTTTATGACTAGCATGACGAATAGTTTAATTTGACAAGTCCAGTAACAGGGTATGTTTTAATATGGAGTGAAGAATAAATATGGTATAACCATCTTGAAAAATAACCATCTTGAAAAATATGGTATTACTTGTGGGAAAATGTAGCTGCCAACATTTTCCTTTCACCTCTTTATCATCTCCCTCATTCCAGCAACTGGCAACAATGGACTTATATATCTTTTTAGAATGCTTGTCAGTAGATTTCAAAAACTGTCACTAACTTTTGTATACCGATGGATATTCATTTTCTTACATTTGCTATTTTTGGGTAATTGATTGTTCTGTAGGATCTGTTTGCGGACTTGCGTCCAAGTATGGTTCGTTACAATTCTGCTGATGAGGTGAATGCAGCTCTAGTGGAACTCGAGGAGCATGATCGAATAGTTTCTGCTGATAAGGCTAGTAGTGAAAAACTTTCTGACACTGATAAGCCCTTAAGTAGGACCAGTTCCACTGCGATGGTTCGCAATAAACAGAACAATGATAACGGCACTGAGGAAAATGGAGTGCAAGATAATGTTAATGACGGTGAGCATGATTCCGGGAGTGACGTAATTGATGTAGAAGAACATGATGATGAAGAGTTGGATGAGGAGAATCATGATGATGGGTGTGAGACTGAGGATGACGACGAGGATGAGGATGGACCTGCTTctgatgatgaagatgaagtcCACGTAAGACAGAAGGTGACAGAAGTCGACCCATTGGAAGAAGCCAATTTTGATCAGGAGCTCAAGGCTGTCTTACAGGTAAGGCTTTTACTTATTTTATCATGTTTACTTGCTCCTGATTTATTTTCTGCAAAGTTTCATGATTTACCTGGACACAGATTGTTTTCAAAATAGTTTAGTTTTTTTTATGGCACAATATCTCATTTAGTTAGAGCCTTATTTTCAAAATATATCATGTCTTGTCTTCTCTCTTGCCCACCAAATTCCTAAATCTCAACAAGCTTTTGTAAGGTTAGATTTTCTTTGTAAAGGAGGGGCTAGCATTTTCTTGATGTGTACAATGTTTGGCTGCTGGTTTTATAACATATTCATGGTGCTTGTATCATAATTTATGCAGGAGAGTATGGAGCAGCGACGACTGGAGCTGCGGGGTCGTCCTACATTGAATATGATGATTCCAATGAATGTATTTGAAGGATCTGCCAAGGATCATCATGGGAGAGGAGTTGGTGGGGAAAGTGGCGATGAAGCCTTAGATGATGATACTGGCATAAACAAAGAGGTTCAGGTGAAAGTTCTGGTTAAGCGTGggaacaaacaacaaacaaagCAGATGTACATCCCCAGTGATTCCTCATTGGTGCAGAGTACGAAACAAAAAGAAGCAGCTGAGCTTCAGGAAAAAGAAGACATTAAGAGGCTTATCTTGGAGTATAATGATAGAGAGGAGGAAGAGTTTAATGGATTAGGGGCCCAACCAACAAACTGgatgcaaagtggag from Lathyrus oleraceus cultivar Zhongwan6 chromosome 1, CAAS_Psat_ZW6_1.0, whole genome shotgun sequence includes:
- the LOC127075871 gene encoding regulator of nonsense transcripts UPF2 isoform X1 yields the protein MLDRGMDQHEDECRNGGESNSKQDDEQEAVAHLEEIKKSIEAKMALRQSNLNPDRPDSGFFRTLDSSIKRNTAVIKKLKQINEEQRESLMDDLRSVNLSKFVSEAVAAICDAKLRSSDIQAAVQICSLLHQRYKDFVPTLIQGLLKVFSPGKSGDETDSDRNLKAMKKRSSLKLLMELFFVGVIEDGGIFINIIKDLTSVEQLKDREATQTSLTLLSSFARQGRIFLGLSVSGPEIQEEFLKGLNITVDQKKVIRKACFSFYDAAAELLQSEHSALRLMEHENSKILNAKGELSDENLSSYEKLRKSYDHLYRNVSSLAEALDMQPPVMPEDGHTTRVTSGEEAVSSASGKDSSVEPIWDDEDTRAFYECFPDLRAFVPAVLLGETEPKVNEQSVKSQDQPSEILPESDKSQLITFESGEGSTECNVLPEGESTERVDDKEEKEKSKDLDIDKEKEKESEKKGENDKEKLRSLEGTNLDALLQRLPGCVSRDLIDQLTVEFCYLNSKSNRKKLVRALFSVPRTSLELLAYYSRMVATLSTCMKDVSSLLLQMLEEEFNFLINKKDQMNIETKIRNIRFIGELCKFKVAPAGLVFTCLKACLDDFSHHNIDVACNLLETCGRFLYRSPETSIRMGNMLEILMRLKNVKNLDPRHSTLVENAYYLCKPPERSARVAKVRPPLHQYIRKLLFSDLDKSTIEHVLRQLRKLPWSDCEPYLLKCFMKVHKGKYGQIHLIASLAAGLSRYHDEFAVAIVDEVLEEIRVGLELNDYGMQQRRVANMRFLGELYNYKHADSSVIFETLYLILIYGHGTPEQDVLDPPEDFFRIRLIITLLETCGHYFDHGSSKKKLDRFLTHFQRYILSKGALPLDVEFDLQDLFADLRPSMVRYNSADEVNAALVELEEHDRIVSADKASSEKLSDTDKPLSRTSSTAMVRNKQNNDNGTEENGVQDNVNDGEHDSGSDVIDVEEHDDEELDEENHDDGCETEDDDEDEDGPASDDEDEVHVRQKVTEVDPLEEANFDQELKAVLQESMEQRRLELRGRPTLNMMIPMNVFEGSAKDHHGRGVGGESGDEALDDDTGINKEVQVKVLVKRGNKQQTKQMYIPSDSSLVQSTKQKEAAELQEKEDIKRLILEYNDREEEEFNGLGAQPTNWMQSGGNKAGGRGNSFEGTSGRGGGSRHRHHNYYSGGGIYYSRRR
- the LOC127075871 gene encoding regulator of nonsense transcripts UPF2 isoform X2, with amino-acid sequence MLDRGMDQHEDECRNGGESNSKQDDEEAVAHLEEIKKSIEAKMALRQSNLNPDRPDSGFFRTLDSSIKRNTAVIKKLKQINEEQRESLMDDLRSVNLSKFVSEAVAAICDAKLRSSDIQAAVQICSLLHQRYKDFVPTLIQGLLKVFSPGKSGDETDSDRNLKAMKKRSSLKLLMELFFVGVIEDGGIFINIIKDLTSVEQLKDREATQTSLTLLSSFARQGRIFLGLSVSGPEIQEEFLKGLNITVDQKKVIRKACFSFYDAAAELLQSEHSALRLMEHENSKILNAKGELSDENLSSYEKLRKSYDHLYRNVSSLAEALDMQPPVMPEDGHTTRVTSGEEAVSSASGKDSSVEPIWDDEDTRAFYECFPDLRAFVPAVLLGETEPKVNEQSVKSQDQPSEILPESDKSQLITFESGEGSTECNVLPEGESTERVDDKEEKEKSKDLDIDKEKEKESEKKGENDKEKLRSLEGTNLDALLQRLPGCVSRDLIDQLTVEFCYLNSKSNRKKLVRALFSVPRTSLELLAYYSRMVATLSTCMKDVSSLLLQMLEEEFNFLINKKDQMNIETKIRNIRFIGELCKFKVAPAGLVFTCLKACLDDFSHHNIDVACNLLETCGRFLYRSPETSIRMGNMLEILMRLKNVKNLDPRHSTLVENAYYLCKPPERSARVAKVRPPLHQYIRKLLFSDLDKSTIEHVLRQLRKLPWSDCEPYLLKCFMKVHKGKYGQIHLIASLAAGLSRYHDEFAVAIVDEVLEEIRVGLELNDYGMQQRRVANMRFLGELYNYKHADSSVIFETLYLILIYGHGTPEQDVLDPPEDFFRIRLIITLLETCGHYFDHGSSKKKLDRFLTHFQRYILSKGALPLDVEFDLQDLFADLRPSMVRYNSADEVNAALVELEEHDRIVSADKASSEKLSDTDKPLSRTSSTAMVRNKQNNDNGTEENGVQDNVNDGEHDSGSDVIDVEEHDDEELDEENHDDGCETEDDDEDEDGPASDDEDEVHVRQKVTEVDPLEEANFDQELKAVLQESMEQRRLELRGRPTLNMMIPMNVFEGSAKDHHGRGVGGESGDEALDDDTGINKEVQVKVLVKRGNKQQTKQMYIPSDSSLVQSTKQKEAAELQEKEDIKRLILEYNDREEEEFNGLGAQPTNWMQSGGNKAGGRGNSFEGTSGRGGGSRHRHHNYYSGGGIYYSRRR
- the LOC127075871 gene encoding regulator of nonsense transcripts UPF2 isoform X3: MDQHEDECRNGGESNSKQDDEQEAVAHLEEIKKSIEAKMALRQSNLNPDRPDSGFFRTLDSSIKRNTAVIKKLKQINEEQRESLMDDLRSVNLSKFVSEAVAAICDAKLRSSDIQAAVQICSLLHQRYKDFVPTLIQGLLKVFSPGKSGDETDSDRNLKAMKKRSSLKLLMELFFVGVIEDGGIFINIIKDLTSVEQLKDREATQTSLTLLSSFARQGRIFLGLSVSGPEIQEEFLKGLNITVDQKKVIRKACFSFYDAAAELLQSEHSALRLMEHENSKILNAKGELSDENLSSYEKLRKSYDHLYRNVSSLAEALDMQPPVMPEDGHTTRVTSGEEAVSSASGKDSSVEPIWDDEDTRAFYECFPDLRAFVPAVLLGETEPKVNEQSVKSQDQPSEILPESDKSQLITFESGEGSTECNVLPEGESTERVDDKEEKEKSKDLDIDKEKEKESEKKGENDKEKLRSLEGTNLDALLQRLPGCVSRDLIDQLTVEFCYLNSKSNRKKLVRALFSVPRTSLELLAYYSRMVATLSTCMKDVSSLLLQMLEEEFNFLINKKDQMNIETKIRNIRFIGELCKFKVAPAGLVFTCLKACLDDFSHHNIDVACNLLETCGRFLYRSPETSIRMGNMLEILMRLKNVKNLDPRHSTLVENAYYLCKPPERSARVAKVRPPLHQYIRKLLFSDLDKSTIEHVLRQLRKLPWSDCEPYLLKCFMKVHKGKYGQIHLIASLAAGLSRYHDEFAVAIVDEVLEEIRVGLELNDYGMQQRRVANMRFLGELYNYKHADSSVIFETLYLILIYGHGTPEQDVLDPPEDFFRIRLIITLLETCGHYFDHGSSKKKLDRFLTHFQRYILSKGALPLDVEFDLQDLFADLRPSMVRYNSADEVNAALVELEEHDRIVSADKASSEKLSDTDKPLSRTSSTAMVRNKQNNDNGTEENGVQDNVNDGEHDSGSDVIDVEEHDDEELDEENHDDGCETEDDDEDEDGPASDDEDEVHVRQKVTEVDPLEEANFDQELKAVLQESMEQRRLELRGRPTLNMMIPMNVFEGSAKDHHGRGVGGESGDEALDDDTGINKEVQVKVLVKRGNKQQTKQMYIPSDSSLVQSTKQKEAAELQEKEDIKRLILEYNDREEEEFNGLGAQPTNWMQSGGNKAGGRGNSFEGTSGRGGGSRHRHHNYYSGGGIYYSRRR
- the LOC127075871 gene encoding regulator of nonsense transcripts UPF2 isoform X4, which produces MDQHEDECRNGGESNSKQDDEEAVAHLEEIKKSIEAKMALRQSNLNPDRPDSGFFRTLDSSIKRNTAVIKKLKQINEEQRESLMDDLRSVNLSKFVSEAVAAICDAKLRSSDIQAAVQICSLLHQRYKDFVPTLIQGLLKVFSPGKSGDETDSDRNLKAMKKRSSLKLLMELFFVGVIEDGGIFINIIKDLTSVEQLKDREATQTSLTLLSSFARQGRIFLGLSVSGPEIQEEFLKGLNITVDQKKVIRKACFSFYDAAAELLQSEHSALRLMEHENSKILNAKGELSDENLSSYEKLRKSYDHLYRNVSSLAEALDMQPPVMPEDGHTTRVTSGEEAVSSASGKDSSVEPIWDDEDTRAFYECFPDLRAFVPAVLLGETEPKVNEQSVKSQDQPSEILPESDKSQLITFESGEGSTECNVLPEGESTERVDDKEEKEKSKDLDIDKEKEKESEKKGENDKEKLRSLEGTNLDALLQRLPGCVSRDLIDQLTVEFCYLNSKSNRKKLVRALFSVPRTSLELLAYYSRMVATLSTCMKDVSSLLLQMLEEEFNFLINKKDQMNIETKIRNIRFIGELCKFKVAPAGLVFTCLKACLDDFSHHNIDVACNLLETCGRFLYRSPETSIRMGNMLEILMRLKNVKNLDPRHSTLVENAYYLCKPPERSARVAKVRPPLHQYIRKLLFSDLDKSTIEHVLRQLRKLPWSDCEPYLLKCFMKVHKGKYGQIHLIASLAAGLSRYHDEFAVAIVDEVLEEIRVGLELNDYGMQQRRVANMRFLGELYNYKHADSSVIFETLYLILIYGHGTPEQDVLDPPEDFFRIRLIITLLETCGHYFDHGSSKKKLDRFLTHFQRYILSKGALPLDVEFDLQDLFADLRPSMVRYNSADEVNAALVELEEHDRIVSADKASSEKLSDTDKPLSRTSSTAMVRNKQNNDNGTEENGVQDNVNDGEHDSGSDVIDVEEHDDEELDEENHDDGCETEDDDEDEDGPASDDEDEVHVRQKVTEVDPLEEANFDQELKAVLQESMEQRRLELRGRPTLNMMIPMNVFEGSAKDHHGRGVGGESGDEALDDDTGINKEVQVKVLVKRGNKQQTKQMYIPSDSSLVQSTKQKEAAELQEKEDIKRLILEYNDREEEEFNGLGAQPTNWMQSGGNKAGGRGNSFEGTSGRGGGSRHRHHNYYSGGGIYYSRRR